In Rhodothermus marinus DSM 4252, a single genomic region encodes these proteins:
- a CDS encoding AraC family transcriptional regulator — MLEHEREALQEQAYREELVERIGRIVPEDGGREPIPGVSFFRASAPTELFHRVWEPAFCVIAQGAKEVIVGRRTYRYDPYHYLIATMELPAASHVVEASPEAPYLSLRLALDPRTISAVMMEAGYVPSPEGPEVSAFDVSPLRPPLLEAVVRLVRLAETPDEAPVLLPLITREIIFRLLQDEQGARLRHLVLLNGQYHRIARAIALIRERFDQPLDIQRLARELGLSTSALYQHFKAATGMSPLQFQKRLRLQEARRLMLMEGLDASTAGYRVGYNDPAHFTRDYKKLFGRPPRQDVRLHARSVPAV; from the coding sequence ATGCTGGAGCATGAGCGCGAGGCGCTGCAGGAGCAGGCCTACCGGGAGGAACTCGTCGAACGAATCGGCCGGATCGTGCCGGAAGACGGCGGCCGCGAGCCGATTCCGGGCGTCAGCTTTTTCCGGGCCTCCGCCCCCACGGAGCTGTTTCACCGCGTCTGGGAACCGGCCTTCTGTGTGATCGCTCAGGGCGCCAAGGAAGTGATCGTGGGCCGCCGGACCTATCGTTACGACCCCTATCACTATCTGATCGCCACGATGGAGCTACCGGCGGCCAGCCACGTCGTGGAAGCCTCGCCCGAAGCGCCCTACCTGAGCCTGCGGCTGGCGCTCGATCCCCGCACGATCAGTGCGGTCATGATGGAGGCGGGCTACGTGCCCTCGCCGGAAGGTCCCGAAGTGTCGGCCTTCGACGTGAGCCCGCTCCGGCCGCCCCTGCTGGAAGCCGTCGTGCGCCTGGTCCGGCTGGCCGAAACGCCCGACGAAGCACCCGTGCTGCTTCCGCTCATCACGCGCGAGATCATCTTCCGGCTGCTGCAGGACGAACAGGGCGCGCGGCTGCGTCATCTGGTGCTGCTCAACGGCCAGTATCACCGCATAGCACGGGCCATTGCGCTGATTCGCGAACGCTTCGACCAGCCGCTGGACATTCAGCGACTGGCACGGGAGCTGGGTCTCAGCACATCGGCCCTCTACCAGCACTTCAAGGCGGCCACCGGCATGAGTCCGCTCCAGTTTCAGAAGCGATTGCGTCTGCAGGAAGCGCGACGGCTCATGCTCATGGAAGGGCTCGATGCCTCCACGGCCGGCTACCGCGTGGGCTACAACGATCCGGCCCACTTCACCCGGGACTACAAAAAGCTGTTTGGCCGGCCGCCCCGGCAGGACGTCCGCCTGCACGCCCGGAGCGTCCCGGCCGTATGA
- a CDS encoding zinc-dependent alcohol dehydrogenase family protein, whose protein sequence is MRATVLYGPKDVRLEQVPDPKILEPTDAIIRVLVACICGSDLWPYRGYDPVPEEGRPMGHEAVGVVEAVGKEVRTVKPGDVVLMPFAISDGSCEFCHEGLTTACVHVGFFGYSPGVGGAQAEAVRIPLADGTLYRVPVSEDDRELLPHLLTLTDVMGTGHHAAVTARVGPGKIAAVIGDGAVGLCGVLAARRLGAERIILLGHHPDRLELGRAFGATDVVTERGEAAVERVLELTGGFGAHSVLECVGTEEAVETAVQIARPGGAIGRVGVPHHEGIPAGVTFFKNVIVAGGPAPTRAYMPELVPDVLEGRIEPGRVFDLTLPLDRVAEGYRAMDERRAIKVMLEP, encoded by the coding sequence ATGCGTGCAACCGTTCTGTATGGACCGAAAGACGTTCGACTGGAGCAGGTGCCCGATCCGAAGATCCTCGAACCGACGGACGCGATCATCCGGGTGCTGGTCGCCTGCATCTGCGGCTCGGACCTCTGGCCTTACCGGGGCTACGATCCTGTCCCCGAAGAAGGGCGGCCCATGGGTCACGAGGCCGTGGGCGTGGTGGAAGCGGTGGGCAAGGAGGTGCGCACGGTGAAGCCGGGCGATGTGGTGCTCATGCCGTTCGCCATTTCGGACGGCTCCTGCGAGTTCTGCCACGAAGGGCTGACCACAGCCTGCGTCCACGTAGGCTTCTTCGGCTACTCGCCGGGGGTGGGCGGGGCGCAGGCCGAGGCGGTGCGCATTCCGCTGGCGGACGGCACGCTCTACAGGGTGCCCGTCTCCGAGGACGACCGTGAGCTGCTGCCGCACCTGCTCACGCTCACCGATGTGATGGGTACCGGCCACCACGCCGCCGTGACGGCGCGGGTGGGGCCGGGCAAGATCGCCGCGGTGATCGGCGACGGCGCCGTGGGACTCTGCGGCGTGCTGGCGGCCCGACGCCTGGGCGCCGAGCGCATCATCCTGCTGGGGCATCATCCCGACCGGCTGGAACTGGGACGGGCCTTCGGGGCCACGGACGTGGTGACCGAGCGTGGCGAGGCGGCCGTCGAACGGGTGCTGGAACTCACCGGCGGTTTCGGAGCGCATTCGGTGCTGGAGTGCGTGGGTACGGAGGAAGCGGTGGAAACGGCCGTGCAGATTGCGCGGCCGGGTGGGGCCATCGGACGCGTCGGCGTGCCGCACCACGAAGGCATCCCAGCCGGGGTCACCTTTTTCAAGAACGTGATCGTGGCCGGCGGGCCGGCCCCCACGCGCGCCTACATGCCGGAGCTTGTGCCCGACGTGCTCGAGGGCCGCATCGAGCCGGGCCGGGTCTTCGACCTGACGCTGCCGCTGGACCGAGTGGCCGAGGGCTACCGGGCCATGGACGAACGCCGGGCCATCAAAGTCATGCTGGAGCCATAA
- a CDS encoding aldo/keto reductase, which yields MRKVTLNNGVEMPLLGFGTFQITDLEECERAVAHALQVGYRLIDTAAAYQNEEAVGRAIRNSGIAREELFVVTKLWIQDASYDRAKAAFYRSLERLGLDYLDLYLIHQPYGDVHGAWRAMEELYREGRVRAIGVSNFYPDRLMDLLLHHEVVPAVNQIETHPFFQQRETQRFLEEHGVQHMSWGPFAEGRNNIFQNPVLQALAEKHRKTVAQVILRWLLQRNIVAIPKSVHLERIEENFQVFDFELTPADMDTIATLDTGASLFLDHRDPATVQRLCQYRLPE from the coding sequence ATGCGAAAAGTAACCCTGAACAACGGGGTCGAAATGCCCCTGCTGGGATTCGGGACGTTCCAGATCACGGACCTCGAAGAATGTGAACGGGCCGTTGCCCATGCCCTGCAGGTGGGCTACCGCCTGATCGATACGGCCGCGGCCTACCAGAACGAAGAAGCGGTGGGCCGGGCGATCCGCAACAGCGGCATCGCGCGCGAGGAACTCTTCGTGGTGACCAAGCTCTGGATCCAGGACGCCAGCTACGATCGCGCAAAGGCGGCCTTTTATCGCTCGCTGGAACGTCTCGGGCTGGACTACCTGGATCTCTACCTGATCCACCAGCCCTACGGCGATGTGCACGGTGCCTGGCGGGCCATGGAAGAGCTGTACCGGGAGGGACGGGTGCGGGCCATCGGCGTCAGCAACTTCTACCCGGATCGGTTGATGGATCTGCTCCTCCATCACGAGGTGGTGCCCGCGGTCAACCAGATCGAAACGCACCCCTTTTTCCAGCAGCGGGAAACGCAACGGTTTCTGGAGGAACACGGCGTGCAGCACATGTCCTGGGGACCTTTTGCGGAGGGGCGAAACAACATCTTCCAGAATCCGGTGCTGCAGGCTCTTGCCGAAAAGCATCGAAAGACGGTCGCCCAGGTGATCCTGCGCTGGCTGCTTCAACGCAACATCGTGGCGATCCCGAAATCGGTCCATCTGGAGCGCATCGAGGAAAACTTTCAGGTGTTCGATTTCGAGCTGACGCCGGCCGATATGGACACGATCGCCACGCTGGACACGGGGGCCAGCCTGTTTCTGGATCATCGCGACCCGGCCACGGTGCAGCGGCTATGCCAGTACAGGCTCCCGGAATGA
- a CDS encoding aldo/keto reductase, giving the protein MKKRKLGNLEVSAIGLGCMNLNFGYGRSVPREEAIALIRKAVELGVTFFDTAEVYGPFTNEELVGEALAPFRGEVVIATKFGFRCDGEWTAPPFPVDSRPEQIRRAVEGSLRRLRVEAIDLLYQHRVDPNVPIEDVAGTVKELIQEGKVRHWGLSEAGPETLRRAHAVCPVTAVQYEYSLWWRKPEEAILPICEELGIGFVPYSPLGKGFLTGAIDERTTFASSDLRSRIPRFTPEARRANMALVELLRTIAGRKGATPAQIALAWLLAQKPWIVPIPGTTRLHHLQENIGAVNVELTPEDLQALEEAAARIRIVGERYPEELERTTYVEAPPKR; this is encoded by the coding sequence ATGAAAAAGCGCAAGCTGGGCAACCTGGAGGTCTCGGCCATCGGGCTGGGCTGCATGAATCTGAATTTCGGGTACGGCCGATCCGTGCCCCGGGAAGAGGCCATCGCCCTGATCCGCAAAGCTGTGGAGCTGGGCGTGACCTTCTTTGACACCGCGGAAGTCTACGGTCCTTTCACCAACGAAGAACTGGTGGGTGAGGCGCTGGCGCCTTTCAGGGGCGAGGTGGTCATTGCCACGAAGTTCGGCTTCCGGTGCGACGGCGAGTGGACCGCGCCACCGTTCCCCGTCGACAGTCGTCCCGAGCAGATTCGCAGGGCGGTGGAGGGCTCGCTCAGGCGCCTGCGGGTGGAGGCCATCGATCTGCTTTACCAGCACCGGGTCGATCCGAACGTGCCCATCGAGGACGTGGCGGGCACGGTCAAGGAACTGATTCAGGAAGGCAAGGTGCGGCACTGGGGCCTGTCCGAAGCGGGGCCGGAGACGCTTCGCCGAGCCCATGCCGTCTGTCCGGTCACCGCGGTGCAGTATGAGTATTCGCTCTGGTGGCGTAAGCCGGAGGAGGCAATTCTGCCCATCTGCGAGGAGCTGGGGATCGGCTTTGTGCCCTACAGCCCGCTGGGCAAGGGGTTTCTGACCGGGGCCATCGACGAGCGTACCACCTTCGCCTCTTCGGACCTCCGGAGCCGTATTCCACGCTTTACGCCGGAGGCGCGACGGGCCAACATGGCGCTGGTGGAGCTGCTGCGGACTATTGCCGGGCGGAAGGGCGCCACGCCGGCCCAGATTGCGCTGGCCTGGCTGCTGGCGCAGAAACCCTGGATCGTGCCCATTCCGGGGACGACCAGGCTCCATCATCTGCAGGAAAACATCGGAGCGGTCAACGTCGAGCTTACTCCGGAGGACCTGCAGGCCCTGGAGGAAGCGGCCGCCCGGATTCGGATCGTGGGCGAACGGTATCCCGAAGAACTGGAGCGCACGACCTACGTGGAGGCACCCCCGAAGCGTTGA
- a CDS encoding DUF2255 family protein, with amino-acid sequence MTTREPLKHRAGRWTKEELTRIATADDLHVAPFREDGVTYGTPTWVWCVVVGEAVYARAYHGTRSSWYRAAVRQGAGRVHVAGMVREVIFEPVPEDDPLQAKIDAAYREKYRRSPYLEPMVSPRARAATVRILPRDEDTNPTLSQP; translated from the coding sequence ATGACAACCCGAGAGCCGTTGAAGCACAGAGCTGGCCGCTGGACGAAGGAAGAGCTGACCCGCATCGCCACGGCCGACGATCTGCATGTGGCGCCGTTTCGGGAAGACGGCGTCACCTACGGCACGCCCACGTGGGTCTGGTGCGTGGTGGTGGGGGAGGCCGTCTATGCCCGGGCTTACCACGGCACCCGCTCCAGCTGGTACCGGGCGGCCGTGCGCCAGGGGGCCGGACGGGTACATGTGGCCGGAATGGTTCGCGAGGTGATCTTCGAGCCTGTGCCGGAAGATGATCCGCTTCAGGCGAAGATCGACGCCGCCTACCGGGAGAAATACCGGAGAAGTCCCTACCTTGAACCCATGGTGAGCCCCCGGGCCCGGGCGGCCACGGTGCGGATCCTTCCGCGTGATGAAGACACCAACCCGACCCTGTCGCAGCCATGA